The Thermodesulfobacteriota bacterium genome includes a region encoding these proteins:
- a CDS encoding cold shock domain-containing protein produces MQGTVKWFNSSKGYGFIQSDEVDKDVFVHYSVIEGEGYKSLAEGEAVEFEITDGPKGPQATKVVKAGSE; encoded by the coding sequence ATGCAGGGTACAGTAAAATGGTTTAACAGTTCTAAAGGATACGGTTTTATCCAGTCCGATGAGGTAGATAAAGACGTATTCGTTCATTACAGTGTTATCGAAGGCGAAGGCTACAAGAGTCTAGCAGAAGGTGAAGCTGTAGAGTTTGAAATAACAGACGGACCAAAAGGACCGCAAGCTACAAAAGTAGTTAAAGCTGGTTCTGAG